Proteins co-encoded in one bacterium genomic window:
- the rplE gene encoding 50S ribosomal protein L5, whose product MPKEEQKEAKQVKPVSEKKTKSETAPKGGKVEKKAAATAVQVRVAPRLKEVYAKNIVPSMMKEFNYTSVMQVPKLEKIVLNMGVGGGDKDQKLMDNSVRDMGLITGQKPVVTLAKKAISNFRLRKGMRVGCKVTLRGEQMLHFFDKLVNVVLPRMRDFQGLSAKSFDGHGNYSLGIKEQLVFPEIVYDQVDKIRGMDIIICTTATSDEEARVFLKSMGLPLQAK is encoded by the coding sequence ATGCCTAAGGAAGAACAAAAAGAAGCGAAACAGGTCAAGCCTGTTTCTGAAAAGAAGACTAAGTCCGAAACCGCTCCTAAGGGTGGTAAAGTCGAAAAGAAGGCTGCTGCGACGGCTGTCCAAGTGAGGGTTGCTCCGCGTCTGAAGGAAGTGTACGCGAAGAATATCGTCCCCAGCATGATGAAGGAGTTTAATTACACCTCTGTCATGCAGGTGCCTAAGTTAGAGAAGATTGTTCTCAACATGGGTGTCGGTGGTGGTGATAAAGACCAGAAGCTTATGGATAACTCCGTGCGTGACATGGGGTTGATTACAGGACAAAAACCTGTCGTTACCTTAGCAAAGAAAGCTATTTCTAACTTCCGCTTGCGTAAAGGTATGCGAGTCGGATGCAAAGTCACTCTGCGCGGTGAGCAAATGTTGCACTTCTTCGATAAGTTGGTTAATGTCGTGCTTCCAAGAATGCGCGACTTCCAAGGCTTATCAGCGAAGTCATTCGATGGTCACGGGAACTACTCTCTCGGTATCAAAGAGCAGTTGGTTTTTCCTGAGATTGTTTACGATCAGGTTGACAAGATCAGAGGTATGGACATCATCATCTGCACGACAGCGACGAGTGATGAAGAAGCGAGAGTATTCCTGAAGTCGATGGGTTTACCACTTCAAGCGAAGTAA
- the rplX gene encoding 50S ribosomal protein L24: protein MLQRQDTPKPKIKKGDTVMVISGKDRGKRGQVIDVNPSKGTITLGGINLVTRHQKQQPNAKNPAQAQQAGRIQKPAPMNVSKVMLIDPHSDKPTRVGRKIFEGKLVRYAKVSGEIIDAV from the coding sequence ATGTTGCAGCGACAAGATACACCCAAGCCTAAAATTAAAAAGGGCGATACGGTGATGGTTATTAGCGGTAAGGATCGCGGTAAGCGCGGTCAAGTGATTGATGTCAATCCTTCCAAAGGAACCATTACCCTTGGTGGTATTAACTTAGTTACTCGCCATCAAAAGCAACAACCGAACGCTAAGAACCCTGCACAAGCTCAACAAGCAGGACGAATTCAAAAGCCAGCGCCAATGAACGTATCAAAAGTTATGCTGATCGATCCTCATTCTGACAAACCAACTCGTGTTGGTCGAAAGATATTCGAAGGCAAACTGGTTCGATACGCTAAGGTGTCCGGCGAAATTATAGACGCGGTTTAG